A stretch of Miscanthus floridulus cultivar M001 chromosome 13, ASM1932011v1, whole genome shotgun sequence DNA encodes these proteins:
- the LOC136499873 gene encoding zinc finger A20 and AN1 domain-containing stress-associated protein 4-like, producing MELFKAPADQLLATFTVSKDDMQRVKDAMAAEAARRGVALPRCTSLVATLGFVWSCYLRAKDDTKATATSAARTSGDRARACLLFPVDHRSRMKPPLPDKYLGNCFGPALCLASRYSHSCANACRTSSKAFTPPLPRRTSSVVLTAEQPAAQISAATSSTVTRCGGAGGEGGAEQVRVVPQEGGAAGVSLPLWRTFCPLHRYAEKHACGFDFKTAGREKIAKNNRSSWQPKISKI from the exons ATGGAGCTGTTCAAGGCGCCCGCCGACCAGCTCCTCGCCACCTTCACGGTGTCCAAGGACGACATGCAGCGCGTCAAGGACGCCATGGCCGCCGAGGCCGCGCGGCGCGGCGTCGCGCTACCCCGGTGCACCTCGCTGGTCGCCACCTTGGGCTTCGTCTGGTCGTGCTACCTGCGGGCCAAAGACGACACAAAGGCGACGGCGACGTCAGCTGCGCGCACCAGCGGCGATCGAGCCAGAGCCTGCTTGCTCTTCCCGGTGGACCACCGCTCGCGGATGAAGCCTCCCCTCCCCGACAAGTACCTCGGCAACTGCTTCGGCCCTGCGCTCTGCCTGGCATCCAGGTACTCGCACTCTTGCGCGAACGCGTGCA GGACTTCCTCGAAAGCGTTCACTCCGCCCCTGCCGCGGCGGACAAGCTCCGTCGTCCTCACTGCCGAGCAGCCGGCGGCCCAGATTTCTGCTGCAACTTCCAGTACTGTAACCCGCTGTGGAGGCGCCGGCGGTGAAGGCGGCGCCGAACAGGTGCGCGTCGTGCCGCAAGAAGGTGGGGCTGCTGGGGTTTCCCTGCCGCTGTGGCGCACGTTCTGCCCGCTGCACCGGTACGCCGAGAAGCACGCCTGCGGCTTCGACTTCAAGACAGCGGGACGGGAGAAGATCGCCAAGAACAACCGCTCGTCGTGGCAGCCAAAGATCAGCAAGATCTGA